The following proteins come from a genomic window of Anopheles ziemanni chromosome 3, idAnoZiCoDA_A2_x.2, whole genome shotgun sequence:
- the LOC131289080 gene encoding DNA topoisomerase 1, whose protein sequence is MSVETAIPPAGHPQPADSLKQMNGTADRPNGVSNGHAGSGGENGERQKSSHKSSSKDKHRDKDRDHHRSDKDKNREKDKGRDKDREREKDKSRDKDRDKHKSSSGTGGSHSSSSKSGSGGSSKDKERSDKDKQSSSGSSGNKDKEKTHHSSSSSHKSSKSDKDKDRSKDKDRDKDSKHRSREDGKDRSDRDKKDRDKSKSSSDKDKHKSSSSSSSNKDKDREKHKTSSSSSGRDKHSSSSSSKRDKEKSSSSSSSKHKDRRDGKEQRDNAASSVPGEVKIKGETDAAPPGFLNGEGHLVAPGDATANNRAAKERDPLDISQASSCDYSMSQFRADETPFPQKNEPVDHNQSNQDGEYQDEDDDEGDAESGDNEGSGNENGHFNHQQQQQAQHYQNQGGYFGGMQQQHEQYQASMNQIQIKHEPLDIKAEPYETQIKQEEDSEDEIPLSKRKKKDSDEAYEEGSSKKKKIKTEKKEKKKNKKRSYESGEDNDDDGDYGSKKTKKSKVKKEPVHEAPKPTKGALKTEVKTETTRTKGGRQKKKEEEEEQEVWKWWEEEKREDGSKWTYLEHKGPVFAPAYEPLPPSVTFEYAGKKMRLSEGAEEVAGFYARMLDHDYTSKKAFNENFFKDWRKTMTQSEREIIKDLGQCNFRSMASHFAMVAEQNRNRTKEQKAELKAANDKMMKEYGICVIDGHKEKIGNFKIEPPGLFRGRGEHPKMGLVKRRVMPEDVIINCSKDSKVPVPPAGHRWKEVRHDNGVSWLASWVENVQGQVKYVMLNPSSKLKGEKDWQKYETARSLLKHIDQIRNTYREEWKSKEMRIRQRAVAMYFIDKLALRAGNEKDEDQADTVGCCSLRVEHIQLCKELNGKENVVVFDFLGKDSIRYYNEVAVEKRVFKNLELFKENKKTGDDLFDRLNTSVLNEYLKNLMEGLTAKVFRTFNASFTLQKQLEELTDPNMTVPEKLLAYNRANRAVAILCNHQRAVPKTHEKSMGNLKEKIRLKREQVEQCQQELKVRGFDKKTKQLERLMEQLKKLELMETDKDENKTIALGTSKLNYLDPRISVAWCKKFGVPIEKIFNKTQRDKFRWAIDMADENYVF, encoded by the exons GATTCATTGAAGCAAATGAACGGAACAGCTGATCGGCCGAACGGAGTGAGCAACGGGCACGCGGGCAGTGGTGGTGAGAACGGTGAGCGGCAGAAGAGCAGCCACAAGAGTTCGAGCAAAGACAAACACCGAGACAAGGATCGGGACCATCATCGCTCGGATAAGGACAAAAATCGCGAAAAGGACAAAGGCCGCGATAAGGACCGCGAGCGGGAGAAGGACAAAAGCCGCGACAAGGATCGGGATAAGCATAAGAGTAGCAGTGGCACCGGCGGAAGTCATTCCTCGTCATCCAAGAGTGGTAGCGGTGGATCGTCCAA GGACAAGGAGCGCAGTGATAAGGACAAGCAAAGTTCCAGCGGAAGCAGCGGCAATAAAGACAAGGAAAAAACTCACCACAGCAGCTCTTCGTCGCACAAAAGCTCCAAAAGTGACAAGGACAAGGATCGTTCGAAGGATAAGGACCGGGACAAGGACAGCAAGCATCGGAGTCGCGAAGATGGCAAGGATCGTAGCGATCGCGACAAGAAGGATCGTGATAAGAGCAAATCCAGTAGCGACAAGGATAAGCACAAATCGTCCTCGTCTTCGTCGAGCAACAAGGATAAGGACCGCGAAAAGCACAAGACCAGCAGCTCGTCGTCCGGCCGGGACAAACATTCCAGCAGTAGCAGCTCGAAGCGggacaaagaaaaatcatcatcgtcatcttccTCGAAGCACAAGGACCGGCGGGATGGAAAGGAACAACGCGACAATGCTGCCTCCTCTGTGCCTGGTGAGGTGAAGATAAAGGGGGAAACGGATGCCGCTCCCCCAGGTTTCCTCAATGGCGAAGGCCATCTGGTGGCGCCCGGTGATGCCACTGCTAACAACCGGGCAGCAAAAGAGCGCGATCCGCTGGATATTTCGCAAGCCAGCTCGTGTGACTACTCTATGTCCCAGTTTCGCGCGGATGAGACCCCATTCCCGCAAAAGAATGAACCGGTGGATCACAATCAGTCGAATCAGGATGGCGAGTATCAGGACGAGGATGATGACGAAGGGGATGCCGAAAGCGGTGACAATGAAGGCTCTGGTAATGAGAATGGACACTTcaaccatcaacaacaacaacaggcgCAACATTATCAAAATCAGGGCGGTTACTTCGGTGGAATGCAACAACAGCACGAGCAGTATCAGGCATCGATGAACCAGATCCAGATCAAACACGAGCCTCTCGATATCAAGGCAGAACCTTATGAGACGCAGATCAAACAAGAGGAAGATTCCGAGGACGAGATTCCATTGTCGAAGCGTAAGAAGAAAGATTCCGATGAGGCGTACGAGGAGGGCTcaagcaagaagaagaagataaaaacagaaaaaaaagaaaagaagaagaataaaaaaagatcGTATGAGTCTGGCGAGgacaacgatgacgacggAGACTACGGCAgcaagaagacgaagaagtCAAAAGTAAAGAAGGAGCCAGTGCACGAGGCACCCAAG CCCACAAAGGGAGCTCTCAAGACGGAGGTTAAAACCGAAACAACCCGAACAAAAGGTGGTCGCCAGAAGAAgaaagaggaagaggaagagcaGGAAGTGTGGAAATG GTGGGAGGAGGAGAAACGTGAAGATGGTTCCAAGTGGACCTACCTGGAGCACAAAGGACCAGTCTTTGCACCGGCCTACGAACCACTGCCCCCGAGCGTTACGTTCGAGTACGCCGGCAAAAAGATGCGACTCTCGGAGGGTGCCGAGGAGGTGGCTGGCTTCTACGCGCGGATGTTGGACCATGATTACACTTCCAAGAAGGCTTTCAACGAAAACTTCTTCAAGGATTGGCGCAAAACGATGACACAATCCGAGCGGGAAATAATTAAGGATCTGGGACAATGCAATTTCCGCTCCATGGCGTCACACTTTGCGATGGTTGCCGAACAGAACCGCAATCGTACGAAGGAGCAAAAGGCCGAGCTGAAGGCGGCAAACGATAAAATGATGAAGGAGTACGGCATCTGTGTGATCGATGGGCACAAGGAGAAGATCGGAAACTTCAAGATTGAACCGCCGGGTCTGTTCCGTGGTCGCGGTGAGCATCCGAAGATGGGCCTGGTGAAGCGACGCGTAATGCCGGAGGATGTCATCATCAATTGCTCGAAAGACAGCAAAGTGCCGGTTCCACCGGCCGGTCACAGGTGGAAGGAGGTGCGACACGATAACGGCGTGTCATGGTTGGCCTCCTGGGTTGAAAACGTTCAGGGGCAGGTGAAGTACGTCATGCTGAACCCGAGCTCGAAGCTGAAGGGTGAAAAGGATTGGCAAAAATATGAGACGGCCCGTTCCTTGTTGAAGCACATCGATCAAATTCGTAACACGTATCGCGAGGAATGGAAGAGCAAGGAGATGCGCATCCGACAACGTGCTGTGGCCATGTACTTCATCGACAAGCTGGCGCTGAGAGCGGGAAACGAAAAAGACGAAGATCAGGCCGATACGGTTGGTTGCTGTTCGCTGCGTGTCGAGCACATTCAGTTGTGTAAGGAGTTGAACGGCAAAGAAAACGTGGTCGTCTTTGATTTCCTCGGTAAGGATTCGATCCGCTACTACAACGAGGTGGCGGTGGAAAAGCGGGTCTTCAAAAATTTAGAGTTGTTCAAGGAGAACAAAAAGACAGGCGACGACCTGTTTGATCGCCTAAACACATCGGTGTTGaatgaatatttgaaaaaccTTATGGAAG GATTAACCGCGAAAGTGTTCCGTACTTTCAATGCCTCCTTTACGCTGCAAAAGCAATTGGAGGAGCTGACGGATCCCAATATGACGGTGCCGGAGAAATTGCTGGCCTACAACCGTGCCAATCGCGCTGTGGCTATTCTCTGCAACCATCAGCGGGCCGTCCCGAAAACGCACGAGAAAAGTATGGGCAATCTGAAGGAAAAAATTCGTCTCAAGCGCGAGCAGGTGGAGCAATGTCAGCAAGAGCTTAAGGTGAGGGGATTC GATAAGAAAACCAAGCAACTTGAGCGTTTAATGGAGCAACTGAAGAAGCTCGAGCTAATGGAGACGGACAAGGATGAGAACAAGACGATCGCGCTCGGCACTTCGAAGCTGAACTACTTGGATCCTCGTATTTCTGTCGCATG gtgtaaaaagtttggtgTACCGATCgagaaaattttcaacaaaactcAGCGCGATAAGTTCCGTTGGGCGATCGATATGGCCGATGAGAACTATGTGTTTTAA